In Desulfuromonas acetexigens, the following proteins share a genomic window:
- a CDS encoding DHH family phosphoesterase: MPLALDHSRAFSDGFIEWVRGKGNILIVAHDNPDPDSLAAAMALQHLILIKTGQQATLTHGGIIGRGENRMMVQKLEIPVEPMEKLDLDHFQVVCMVDTQPGTGNNSFPLSRPVHLVIDHHPPWGDCSRSRWVDIREEYGASATILFEYLTAQGITINTRLATILFYAIKSETQDLGREWSHADREAYLRLVPLANNRILFDITHPEVPREYFAAYSRAIRNARTYGPVLVFNLFAIDNPDMVAEMTDFLLRVDGIQYALGLGYAQGMGIVSFRTLSQDLKSGELMKEVVGQFGTAGGHGMVAGGQIRPQEGDPAALRKLERSLTRRLLDALGFPRDRGGKLV; the protein is encoded by the coding sequence ATGCCTCTGGCTCTCGACCATTCTCGGGCTTTTTCCGACGGCTTCATCGAGTGGGTGCGCGGCAAAGGGAATATTCTCATCGTCGCCCACGACAATCCCGATCCCGACTCCCTGGCCGCGGCCATGGCCCTGCAACACCTGATTCTGATCAAGACCGGACAGCAGGCGACCCTGACCCACGGCGGCATCATCGGCCGGGGGGAAAACCGGATGATGGTGCAGAAGCTCGAAATCCCCGTCGAACCGATGGAAAAACTCGACCTCGACCATTTTCAGGTGGTCTGCATGGTCGATACCCAGCCGGGGACCGGTAACAATTCCTTCCCTTTGTCGCGCCCGGTGCATCTCGTCATCGATCATCATCCCCCCTGGGGGGATTGCAGCCGGAGCCGTTGGGTCGATATCCGTGAGGAATACGGCGCCTCGGCGACCATCCTCTTCGAATATCTGACAGCCCAGGGGATCACCATCAATACCCGGCTGGCGACGATCCTCTTCTACGCCATCAAGTCCGAGACCCAGGATCTCGGCCGCGAATGGTCCCATGCCGATCGCGAGGCCTATCTGCGGCTGGTGCCGTTGGCCAACAACCGGATTCTTTTCGATATCACCCATCCCGAGGTGCCTCGGGAGTATTTCGCCGCCTACAGCCGGGCGATCCGCAACGCCCGCACCTACGGCCCGGTCCTGGTCTTCAATCTCTTCGCCATCGACAACCCCGACATGGTGGCGGAGATGACCGACTTCCTGCTGCGTGTCGACGGTATCCAATATGCCTTAGGCCTCGGTTATGCCCAGGGGATGGGGATCGTCTCCTTCCGCACCCTTAGCCAGGATCTCAAGTCCGGAGAACTGATGAAAGAGGTCGTCGGCCAGTTCGGCACCGCCGGGGGGCACGGCATGGTCGCGGGCGGGCAGATTCGCCCCCAGGAAGGGGACCCGGCGGCTTTGCGCAAACTGGAGCGGTCCCTGACCCGGCGGCTCCTCGATGCCCTCGGCTTTCCCCGTGACCGGGGCGGCAAGCTGGTGTGA
- a CDS encoding heavy metal translocating P-type ATPase, with protein MNRVRLPISGMKCGKCVAKLTGVLTDLPGVAEAEVSLEEEGARILFDSARISREDLVAAVVAAGFAVPEDDVVGAESGANEPEGEGSTFTPSGKTERLTLHLGGMTCSNCAATIEKGIAKVPGVFTSQVNFATEKLTVTFDGAHLDGAALCRAVEDLGYRAWLPDAEGEEDNARVQLAWLIFSALLTAPIMPIMWWMPFGATSHLVNGLLATVVQFTAGLTFYRGAYKSLRNKSANMDVLVALGISAAYGYSVLAVLHLFGVEGPDFFETSAMLITFVRFGKYLEARARGRAGQALKKLLHLRADRALLVVDGTEREVPASRLQPGDLVRVRPGEKIPVDGEVVEGSSAVDEAMLTGESLPVTKEPGQEVTGATINLTGPLLVRATRVGEATALAQIVRMVEEAQGEKAPIQRLADAVSQVFVPLVVAIALLTFLVWYFLTGAGFLFAFKSAIAVLVIACPCALGLATPTAIMVGSSVGLSAGILFKRAPVLEGVSRLQMLLLDKTGTLTRGEFALTDLLPEEADGERELLTTAAALERSSTHPLARAVVKRAEDEGPLSLTVTDLQEIGGYGLRGLIDGQPVLVGNRRLMDEEGIPLDPARPEWDSWVGEGKSLVFVARAGQLLGVLALADTLKEGVAEAVQGLRQLGLKTVMVTGDRRDAALNIARQAGIDEVEAEVLPGDKREVVRRYQRQGLVVGMVGDGINDAPALAQADIGIAIGGGTDVAQETGDIVLVRGDIRDVAGSIRLGRATLRKIRQNLFWAFFYNVVGIPVAAGLLYPAFGLTLKPEFAGLAMALSSVSVVTNSLLLGRFRVREG; from the coding sequence ATGAACCGCGTCCGTCTCCCCATCAGCGGCATGAAGTGTGGCAAGTGCGTGGCCAAACTGACCGGCGTACTCACCGACTTGCCGGGGGTGGCCGAGGCGGAAGTCTCGCTGGAAGAAGAGGGCGCCCGCATTCTTTTCGATTCCGCGCGGATTTCCCGTGAGGACCTGGTTGCGGCCGTCGTCGCGGCGGGCTTTGCCGTACCGGAGGATGACGTCGTCGGGGCGGAGTCCGGTGCCAATGAACCGGAGGGGGAGGGCAGTACCTTCACCCCGTCGGGCAAGACCGAGCGCCTGACTCTGCATCTCGGCGGCATGACCTGCTCCAACTGCGCGGCGACGATCGAAAAGGGGATCGCCAAAGTGCCGGGGGTCTTCACCTCTCAAGTGAATTTCGCCACGGAAAAGCTCACCGTCACCTTTGACGGGGCGCATCTCGACGGGGCCGCGCTCTGTCGGGCGGTGGAGGATCTCGGCTACCGCGCCTGGCTTCCCGACGCCGAGGGGGAAGAGGACAACGCCCGCGTCCAACTCGCCTGGCTGATCTTTTCGGCCCTTTTGACCGCGCCGATCATGCCGATCATGTGGTGGATGCCCTTCGGCGCCACTTCCCACCTGGTCAACGGCCTGCTCGCAACGGTGGTGCAGTTCACCGCCGGTCTGACCTTCTATCGCGGTGCCTACAAGTCCCTGCGCAACAAAAGCGCCAATATGGATGTGCTGGTGGCGCTGGGGATCAGTGCCGCCTACGGTTATTCGGTGCTGGCGGTGCTCCACCTCTTCGGGGTGGAGGGTCCGGATTTCTTCGAGACCAGCGCCATGCTCATCACCTTCGTCCGTTTCGGCAAGTACCTGGAAGCCCGGGCCCGGGGGCGGGCCGGCCAGGCGCTGAAAAAGCTGCTGCATCTGCGCGCCGACCGGGCCTTGCTGGTGGTGGACGGCACCGAGCGGGAAGTCCCGGCCAGTCGTCTGCAACCGGGGGATCTGGTCCGGGTGCGGCCGGGGGAAAAGATCCCCGTCGACGGCGAGGTGGTCGAGGGAAGCTCGGCGGTGGACGAAGCGATGCTCACCGGCGAGTCGCTGCCGGTGACCAAGGAGCCGGGGCAGGAGGTGACCGGGGCCACCATCAACCTGACCGGACCGCTGCTGGTGCGGGCCACCCGGGTCGGCGAAGCGACCGCGCTGGCCCAGATCGTGCGCATGGTCGAGGAGGCCCAGGGGGAGAAGGCGCCGATCCAGCGTCTGGCCGACGCCGTCTCCCAGGTTTTCGTGCCGCTGGTCGTCGCCATCGCCCTGCTGACCTTCCTTGTCTGGTATTTCCTGACCGGCGCCGGTTTTCTCTTTGCCTTCAAGTCGGCCATCGCCGTGCTCGTCATCGCCTGCCCCTGCGCCCTGGGGCTGGCCACGCCGACGGCGATCATGGTCGGCAGTTCCGTCGGGCTCTCCGCCGGGATTCTGTTCAAGCGGGCGCCGGTTCTCGAAGGCGTTTCCCGCTTGCAGATGCTGCTCCTCGATAAAACCGGCACCCTGACCCGGGGAGAGTTCGCCCTCACCGACCTGCTGCCGGAAGAGGCCGACGGGGAGCGGGAACTGCTGACGACGGCGGCGGCGCTGGAACGGTCCAGTACCCACCCTCTGGCCCGGGCGGTGGTCAAGCGGGCCGAGGATGAAGGTCCTTTGTCCCTGACAGTGACGGACCTCCAGGAGATTGGCGGCTACGGCTTGCGCGGCTTGATCGACGGCCAGCCGGTGCTGGTCGGCAACCGCCGTCTTATGGATGAAGAAGGCATCCCCCTTGATCCTGCCCGGCCGGAGTGGGATAGCTGGGTGGGGGAGGGCAAGTCCCTGGTCTTCGTCGCCCGTGCCGGACAACTGCTCGGCGTGCTGGCCCTCGCCGACACCCTCAAGGAGGGGGTTGCCGAGGCGGTGCAGGGGCTGCGCCAGCTTGGGCTGAAGACGGTGATGGTCACCGGCGACCGCCGCGACGCGGCTCTGAACATCGCCCGCCAGGCGGGGATTGACGAGGTCGAGGCGGAAGTTCTGCCCGGCGACAAGCGCGAAGTGGTCCGCCGTTACCAGCGGCAGGGGCTGGTGGTCGGCATGGTCGGCGACGGCATCAACGACGCTCCGGCCCTGGCCCAGGCCGACATCGGCATCGCCATTGGCGGCGGCACCGATGTCGCCCAGGAAACGGGCGATATCGTTCTGGTGCGGGGGGATATCCGCGACGTCGCCGGAAGTATCCGCCTCGGTCGGGCGACCCTGCGGAAGATCCGCCAGAACCTCTTCTGGGCCTTTTTCTACAACGTCGTTGGCATTCCCGTCGCCGCCGGACTGCTCTATCCCGCCTTCGGCCTGACTCTCAAGCCCGAATTTGCTGGACTGGCCATGGCCCTTTCCAGCGTTTCGGTGGTGACGAACAGCTTGTTGTTGGGGAGGTTTAGGGTTAGGGAAGGCTGA
- a CDS encoding XTP/dITP diphosphatase, producing the protein MELLVATRNGGKLKEIRRLFDELGIAVKGPDVFPDLPEVEEDGATFAENAVKKAETVCRLTGLPTLADDSGLETAALDGAPGVYSARYAGPEATDADNNRKLLAALAKVPDKERQGAFCCAMALARPGEETRIFHGKIEGLILDAPRGEGGFGYDPLFLVREYGKTMAELPLEVKNRISHRGQALRQVVEFLKSGEE; encoded by the coding sequence ATGGAACTGCTGGTCGCCACCCGCAATGGTGGGAAACTCAAGGAAATCCGTCGTCTGTTCGACGAACTCGGAATTGCGGTCAAGGGCCCTGACGTCTTCCCCGATCTCCCCGAGGTTGAGGAGGACGGCGCGACTTTCGCCGAGAATGCCGTGAAGAAGGCGGAAACGGTCTGTCGCCTGACCGGCCTGCCGACCCTGGCCGACGATTCCGGGTTGGAAACGGCGGCGCTGGACGGCGCCCCCGGTGTCTATTCGGCCCGTTACGCCGGTCCCGAAGCGACGGATGCCGACAACAACCGAAAACTGCTGGCCGCCTTGGCCAAAGTGCCGGACAAGGAACGCCAGGGAGCGTTTTGCTGCGCCATGGCCCTGGCCCGGCCCGGTGAGGAAACGCGCATCTTTCACGGCAAAATCGAAGGGCTGATTCTCGACGCTCCGCGCGGGGAGGGTGGTTTCGGTTACGATCCACTCTTTCTGGTGCGGGAATACGGCAAGACCATGGCCGAACTGCCGCTGGAAGTAAAAAACCGCATCAGCCATCGCGGCCAGGCGCTGCGGCAGGTGGTGGAGTTTTTGAAAAGCGGTGAGGAGTGA
- a CDS encoding tetratricopeptide repeat protein, which yields MEDEFEDFIEDDFAGDLEAAQQALDQGEDQLALELAEEYLETSPLDVEALNICAVAASNLGDTLKAMALYQKALRFDPQNGALHHNYGVLLERLGDYHEALRHFQRCLELQPDFPEAYINMGNTLDELGRTEEALALYDQALRRAPDAPDVYFNRGYAFNRLGRYVEAVESFTHALAFDAGDPAALNGLGYALSGLGREQEAVEKFTAAIARDNTVANYFYNRAISLIRLGNLPAASSDLDAALALEPTFYEALIEKASLLIEMDYLEEALLVLDDAQRVNPLSPEPAFYRGVIQERKGHLREALAALDESLRLDPASIYSLNNKGNILIDLGRLDEAMVCFDQILARTDDYPLAHYNRACIHALRGQVREAARELGKAAAREGHFIDDALNDPDFERVRESRTFQKLVETRSSGGTV from the coding sequence ATGGAAGACGAGTTTGAGGATTTTATCGAGGATGATTTCGCCGGTGATCTGGAGGCGGCGCAACAGGCTCTCGACCAGGGGGAAGATCAGCTGGCTCTGGAGTTGGCCGAGGAATATCTGGAGACCAGCCCCCTCGATGTAGAAGCGTTGAATATCTGTGCCGTGGCCGCCTCTAATCTGGGGGATACCCTGAAGGCCATGGCCCTGTACCAGAAAGCCCTGCGCTTCGATCCCCAGAACGGGGCGCTGCACCACAACTACGGGGTGCTGCTGGAGCGGTTGGGGGATTATCACGAGGCGCTGCGTCATTTCCAGCGCTGTCTCGAATTGCAGCCCGATTTCCCCGAAGCCTACATCAACATGGGCAATACCCTCGACGAACTCGGCCGCACCGAGGAAGCCCTGGCCCTGTACGATCAGGCCCTGCGCCGTGCACCGGATGCGCCCGACGTCTATTTCAATCGCGGTTATGCTTTCAACCGTCTCGGCCGCTACGTCGAAGCGGTAGAAAGTTTCACCCATGCCTTGGCCTTCGATGCTGGCGATCCTGCCGCCCTCAACGGTCTCGGCTATGCCCTGTCGGGGCTCGGGCGCGAGCAGGAGGCGGTGGAAAAGTTCACTGCCGCCATCGCCCGGGACAATACTGTCGCCAACTATTTTTATAATCGCGCCATCTCCCTGATTCGCCTCGGCAACCTGCCGGCCGCGTCGAGCGACCTCGATGCGGCTTTGGCACTGGAGCCGACTTTTTACGAAGCGCTCATAGAAAAGGCCAGTCTACTCATCGAAATGGATTACCTCGAAGAGGCGCTGCTCGTTCTCGACGACGCCCAACGGGTCAACCCCTTGAGCCCCGAGCCCGCCTTCTACCGGGGGGTGATTCAGGAGCGCAAGGGGCATCTGCGGGAAGCGCTGGCCGCCCTCGACGAGAGCCTGCGCCTCGATCCCGCTTCCATCTACTCCCTCAACAACAAAGGAAATATTCTCATCGACCTCGGCCGTCTCGATGAGGCGATGGTTTGTTTCGACCAGATCCTCGCCCGCACCGACGACTATCCCCTGGCCCACTATAACCGTGCCTGCATCCACGCCCTGCGCGGCCAGGTACGGGAGGCGGCCCGGGAGCTGGGCAAGGCGGCGGCCCGCGAGGGGCATTTTATCGACGACGCCCTGAACGACCCCGATTTCGAGCGGGTACGGGAGAGCCGCACCTTCCAGAAACTGGTCGAAACCCGCAGTTCCGGAGGAACTGTATGA
- the nadC gene encoding carboxylating nicotinate-nucleotide diphosphorylase, protein MFEIDRIIQTALQEDIGLGDVTTLATVAPGTPGRAQLVAKEDFVLAGIDVAARVFRLVGDGVAFEKIIEDGRAVDRGQVLAWIKGEAALLLQGERVALNLLQRMSGIATLTAQYVRAVEGTRATLVDTRKTTPGLRVLEKYAVRMGGGRNHRTSLYDGILIKENHIVAAGGIAVAIERARNRAPHTLRIEIETQNLTEVAEALEAGADIILLDNMDIPMLEDAVRLIDGRALSEASGGVNLDTVRGIAETGVDFISVGALTHSYRSADISMLFQ, encoded by the coding sequence ATGTTTGAAATCGATCGTATCATCCAGACGGCGTTGCAAGAGGATATCGGCCTGGGGGATGTCACCACGCTGGCCACGGTAGCCCCGGGGACTCCCGGTCGGGCGCAACTGGTCGCCAAGGAGGATTTCGTCCTGGCGGGCATTGATGTCGCCGCCCGGGTTTTTCGGCTGGTCGGTGATGGGGTCGCCTTCGAGAAGATTATCGAAGACGGCCGTGCCGTCGACCGTGGTCAGGTCCTTGCCTGGATCAAGGGAGAGGCGGCGCTGCTGTTGCAAGGGGAACGGGTCGCGCTGAATCTGCTCCAACGCATGAGCGGCATCGCCACCCTGACCGCTCAATACGTCCGCGCCGTCGAGGGCACCCGGGCGACCCTGGTCGATACCCGCAAAACCACACCGGGACTGCGCGTCCTTGAAAAATACGCGGTGCGCATGGGCGGCGGGCGCAACCATCGCACCTCCCTGTACGACGGCATCCTCATCAAGGAAAACCACATTGTCGCCGCCGGCGGCATCGCCGTCGCCATTGAGCGGGCGCGCAATCGGGCGCCCCACACCCTGCGCATCGAAATCGAAACCCAGAACCTCACCGAAGTGGCCGAGGCGCTGGAGGCCGGAGCCGATATCATCCTGCTCGACAATATGGATATCCCCATGCTCGAGGATGCCGTCCGGCTCATCGACGGGCGGGCGTTGTCCGAAGCCTCGGGCGGGGTCAATCTCGATACCGTGCGGGGCATCGCCGAAACCGGCGTCGATTTCATTTCCGTCGGGGCCTTGACCCACTCTTACCGCTCCGCCGATATTTCCATGCTCTTTCAATAA
- the rph gene encoding ribonuclease PH — protein MSDGSNARLDGRRPDALRPIQFARNFTRYAEGSVLVSFGETRVLCNASVEERVPPFMRGEGRGWVTAEYAMLPRATHSRSPREATKGKIGGRTHEIQRLIGRSLRAVVDLEALGERTIQIDCDVLQADGGTRTASITGAYVALVDAVNGLVAKGLLSASPIRESVAAVSVGIVDGRPLLDLNYDEDFRAAVDMNFVITGSGLFVEVQGTAEEAPFSLAELDALRDLALSGCGELARLQQAALEG, from the coding sequence ATGTCCGATGGAAGCAACGCCCGCCTCGACGGGCGCCGCCCCGACGCCCTGCGTCCGATTCAATTCGCCCGCAACTTTACCCGTTACGCCGAAGGCTCGGTGCTGGTCAGCTTCGGCGAGACCCGGGTCCTGTGCAACGCCAGCGTCGAAGAGCGGGTGCCCCCCTTCATGCGCGGCGAAGGGCGGGGCTGGGTCACCGCCGAATACGCCATGTTGCCCCGCGCCACTCACAGCCGCAGCCCTCGGGAAGCGACCAAGGGGAAGATCGGCGGACGCACCCACGAAATCCAGCGCCTCATCGGCCGTTCCCTGCGGGCGGTGGTCGATCTCGAAGCCCTCGGCGAGCGCACCATCCAGATTGACTGCGACGTCCTCCAGGCCGACGGCGGTACCCGCACCGCCTCCATCACCGGCGCCTACGTCGCCCTGGTCGATGCCGTCAACGGTCTGGTTGCCAAGGGGTTGTTGTCGGCCTCGCCGATCCGCGAGAGCGTGGCGGCGGTGAGCGTCGGCATCGTCGACGGCCGGCCGCTGCTCGATCTCAATTACGATGAAGATTTTCGCGCTGCCGTCGATATGAACTTCGTCATCACCGGCTCCGGCCTCTTCGTCGAGGTCCAGGGAACGGCCGAGGAAGCCCCCTTCTCCCTGGCCGAACTTGACGCCCTGCGCGATCTCGCCCTCTCCGGTTGCGGCGAGCTGGCCCGTTTGCAGCAAGCGGCTCTGGAGGGGTAG
- a CDS encoding HAD family hydrolase, giving the protein MTAIEWIFWDNDGVLVDTEDFYFQASAELLSEAGVELSREQFIEISLRRGASVFDLAAGDKLYLDSLRERRNQRYAELLAQGVAPIAGVAETLRVLHGRVKMAIVTSSHRDHFDLIHQGTELMGYFDFILTREDYRHTKPHPEPYLTALTRSAGDPARCLVVEDSQRGLESAVAAGLRCLVIPGQLNRQSDFSTAHAILEEITEVPGYLR; this is encoded by the coding sequence ATGACGGCAATTGAATGGATCTTCTGGGACAATGACGGCGTCCTGGTCGATACGGAAGACTTCTATTTCCAGGCTTCGGCGGAGCTGCTGAGCGAGGCCGGCGTCGAGCTCAGCCGCGAGCAGTTTATCGAGATTTCCCTGCGGCGCGGGGCGAGCGTCTTCGATCTCGCCGCGGGAGACAAGCTCTATCTCGACAGCCTGCGCGAGCGCCGCAACCAGCGCTACGCCGAGCTGCTCGCGCAGGGGGTGGCACCCATCGCCGGCGTCGCCGAAACCCTGCGCGTCCTGCACGGGCGGGTCAAAATGGCGATCGTCACCAGCTCCCACCGTGACCACTTCGACCTCATCCACCAAGGCACAGAGCTGATGGGCTATTTCGATTTCATTCTTACCCGGGAGGATTACCGGCACACCAAACCCCACCCCGAGCCCTACCTGACCGCCCTCACCCGCAGCGCCGGTGACCCGGCACGCTGCCTGGTGGTGGAGGATTCGCAACGGGGGCTGGAATCTGCCGTCGCCGCCGGTCTCAGGTGTCTGGTCATCCCCGGGCAGCTCAACCGACAGAGCGATTTTTCTACCGCCCACGCCATTCTTGAAGAGATTACCGAAGTCCCCGGCTACCTCCGCTAG
- a CDS encoding MaoC family dehydratase → MAADELLTFLQPQLGQEIHVGPWLTITQERIDRFAEVTGDVQWIHIDPERAAKESPYGSTIAHGYLTLSLLPYLTESNHPDFFQKNYPGMRMRVNYGTNKVRFPAPVRVNSRIRARTVLAAAEKIGEAVQITYLITVEIEGGEKPACVTEFLARVYP, encoded by the coding sequence ATGGCCGCCGATGAATTGTTGACCTTTCTGCAACCGCAACTGGGGCAGGAAATCCATGTCGGTCCCTGGCTGACCATTACCCAGGAACGGATCGACCGTTTCGCCGAGGTGACCGGCGATGTTCAATGGATTCATATTGACCCTGAGCGGGCCGCCAAGGAATCTCCCTATGGTTCAACGATCGCCCATGGCTATCTGACCCTCTCGCTCCTGCCTTACCTCACCGAAAGCAACCACCCCGATTTTTTCCAGAAGAACTATCCCGGCATGCGCATGCGCGTGAATTACGGCACCAACAAGGTCCGTTTCCCCGCGCCGGTGCGGGTGAATTCCCGCATCCGCGCCCGCACTGTTTTGGCGGCGGCGGAAAAGATCGGCGAGGCGGTACAGATCACCTATCTCATCACCGTGGAGATCGAGGGCGGGGAGAAGCCCGCCTGCGTCACGGAATTTCTCGCCCGGGTCTATCCCTGA
- a CDS encoding TIGR00725 family protein, producing the protein MTSGVVIGVIGAGRASDVAYAAAREVGRLLAEAGATLVCGGLGGVMEGACRGCTEAGGLAVGILPGAVAGQANPWVGLPIVTNLGHARNIVIAHTAQALIAIEGEYGTLSEIAVALKLGKPVVSLRSWSDVPGMTRADTPEEAVRKVFALLSGRNP; encoded by the coding sequence ATGACGTCTGGGGTGGTGATTGGGGTGATTGGGGCGGGGCGGGCGAGTGATGTCGCTTATGCCGCCGCGCGAGAGGTCGGGCGCTTGCTGGCTGAGGCCGGGGCGACGTTGGTCTGCGGCGGCCTCGGTGGGGTCATGGAGGGGGCCTGTCGGGGCTGTACCGAGGCCGGCGGTCTGGCGGTGGGAATCCTCCCCGGCGCCGTGGCCGGTCAGGCCAATCCCTGGGTCGGCCTGCCGATCGTCACCAACCTCGGCCACGCCCGTAATATCGTCATTGCCCATACCGCCCAGGCGCTCATCGCCATCGAAGGGGAATACGGCACCCTTTCCGAAATCGCCGTCGCTCTCAAACTCGGCAAACCGGTGGTTTCCCTGCGCAGCTGGTCCGATGTCCCCGGCATGACCCGGGCCGACACCCCGGAAGAGGCAGTGCGCAAGGTCTTCGCCCTGCTTTCCGGGCGCAACCCCTAG
- a CDS encoding OmpA/MotB family protein: protein MTRNFLPVLIALTLACGACVSNSAYQQKLDENDFITRQLGEMEADCQLVKDRRDYLVKLNGDQERRLHELTRQETRQRAELKKAKEDIARLEKVLASRSTETGAAMKEMRQTIDRLEEKNRDLEQERLAREARLVKIRETYDELTVLLAAEIGRREVVLDTHPDSLSIDLSEKILFDSGATEVKSAGLEILRRLGGVLVNLQGHDIRIEGHTDNVPISSRLREKFPSNWELSAVRAASVLHFLQEQVGLPGESLAAVGHGEFRPVADNATPEGRALNRRIRILLKPQDLPAAP, encoded by the coding sequence GTGACCCGTAATTTCCTTCCCGTCCTGATCGCCCTGACCCTGGCCTGCGGCGCCTGCGTCAGCAACAGCGCCTACCAGCAGAAGCTCGACGAAAACGACTTCATCACCCGACAACTCGGCGAGATGGAAGCCGACTGCCAGCTGGTCAAGGATCGCCGGGACTACCTGGTGAAGCTCAACGGCGATCAGGAGCGGCGCCTGCACGAGCTCACCCGTCAGGAAACCCGGCAACGGGCGGAGCTGAAGAAAGCCAAGGAAGATATTGCCCGGCTGGAGAAGGTTCTTGCTTCGCGCTCCACCGAAACCGGCGCCGCCATGAAGGAGATGCGCCAGACCATCGACCGTCTGGAGGAGAAAAATCGGGACCTGGAACAAGAACGCCTGGCCCGGGAAGCCCGCCTGGTGAAAATCCGGGAAACCTATGACGAACTGACCGTCCTTTTGGCGGCGGAAATCGGCCGGCGGGAAGTCGTTCTCGACACCCATCCCGACAGCCTCTCCATCGATCTTTCGGAAAAAATCCTCTTCGATTCGGGGGCGACCGAAGTAAAATCGGCGGGGCTGGAAATCCTGCGCCGTCTCGGCGGGGTCCTCGTCAACCTTCAGGGGCATGACATCCGCATCGAAGGACACACGGACAATGTGCCGATCAGCTCGCGCCTGCGTGAGAAGTTCCCCAGCAACTGGGAGCTTTCGGCGGTGCGGGCGGCCAGCGTCCTGCACTTTCTGCAGGAACAGGTTGGTTTGCCCGGGGAGAGCCTCGCCGCCGTCGGTCACGGGGAATTCCGACCGGTCGCCGACAACGCCACCCCCGAAGGCCGGGCGCTCAACCGTCGCATCCGGATTCTGCTCAAACCGCAGGATCTTCCGGCAGCTCCCTGA
- a CDS encoding N-acetylmuramoyl-L-alanine amidase, translated as MWRFLLFLSALLLWGEDRALAKVEVTLVNRTPVIIEEVYTHQGSIFLALDDVLPALGLSGQWDSSARLYQISTPYGKISVVPGNSSIRLGSQVMTLPQAPRFIDGRLRVDESFVREYLPALLGLSVTYRNLDPQEPPPAPEADSLDLFFARLLEKKGLAPEATIGKVVIDPGHGGDDPGSIGLNGSTEKDVVLEIARQLEKQIKMKLGAERVRLTRDSDYALTLEQRLQPVGEADVAALLQLHAQAASHPETHGLYLFVRPREETRGVSQPAAQGGSMRLAEALRGALTGAGFAVAGILPAPLLPLGRGDLPSVLVELGYLTNADDFERLTRPEEQTRLIQALFEGLKTFVESR; from the coding sequence ATGTGGCGTTTTTTGCTTTTTTTGTCGGCGTTGTTGCTTTGGGGGGAGGATCGGGCCCTGGCCAAGGTCGAGGTGACCCTGGTCAACCGGACGCCGGTGATCATCGAAGAGGTCTATACCCACCAGGGGTCGATCTTTCTTGCTCTCGATGACGTGCTCCCGGCCCTCGGCCTGAGCGGCCAGTGGGATTCCTCCGCCCGGCTCTACCAGATCTCCACCCCTTACGGCAAGATCTCCGTCGTCCCGGGCAATTCCAGTATCCGCCTCGGTTCCCAGGTGATGACGTTGCCCCAGGCACCGCGCTTCATCGACGGCCGGCTGCGGGTGGATGAGAGCTTCGTGCGCGAATATCTGCCGGCCCTGCTGGGGCTGTCCGTCACCTACCGCAACCTCGACCCGCAGGAACCGCCCCCCGCGCCCGAGGCCGACTCCCTCGACCTGTTTTTCGCCCGACTTCTCGAGAAGAAAGGGCTTGCTCCCGAGGCAACGATTGGCAAAGTGGTGATCGATCCCGGTCACGGCGGCGACGATCCCGGTTCCATCGGCCTGAACGGGTCCACAGAAAAGGATGTCGTTCTGGAGATCGCCCGGCAGCTGGAAAAACAGATCAAGATGAAGCTCGGCGCCGAACGGGTGCGCCTGACCCGCGACAGCGACTATGCCCTGACCCTGGAGCAGCGCCTGCAGCCGGTCGGCGAGGCCGATGTCGCTGCCCTGCTGCAACTCCACGCTCAGGCCGCTTCCCACCCTGAGACGCATGGCCTCTATCTTTTCGTCCGTCCCCGCGAGGAAACCCGTGGCGTCTCCCAACCGGCGGCGCAGGGGGGCAGCATGCGTCTGGCCGAGGCCCTGCGCGGCGCCCTGACCGGCGCGGGCTTTGCGGTCGCGGGGATTCTCCCGGCGCCCCTGCTTCCCTTGGGTCGGGGTGATCTGCCCAGTGTTTTGGTCGAACTGGGCTATCTGACCAATGCCGACGATTTTGAACGACTCACCCGCCCCGAAGAACAAACCCGCCTGATTCAAGCCCTTTTCGAGGGGCTTAAAACCTTTGTCGAAAGCCGATAG